One part of the Micrococcus sp. 2A genome encodes these proteins:
- a CDS encoding ATP-binding cassette domain-containing protein, giving the protein MIRFEHVGMTFPDGTRAVEDFSLEIPRHATVVLLGSSGCGKTTLLQMVNRMVDPTAGRVLVDGEDVASLNPVTLRRRIGYVMQNAGLLPHRTVLDNVLTVPRLAGRAGAAEKTRAHELLEMVGLTPALAQRYPAQLSGGQRQRVGVARALAADPDILLMDEPFSAVDPVVRADLQAELLRIQRELAKTILFVTHDVDEAVLLGDEVLVLREGARVEQRGTGEHVLLRPATDFVARFVGGDRRRLHVEERAGTPTVVDAAGRVAGTLVAP; this is encoded by the coding sequence ATGATCCGGTTCGAGCACGTGGGGATGACCTTCCCGGACGGCACCCGCGCCGTGGAGGACTTCAGCCTGGAGATCCCGCGCCACGCCACGGTCGTGCTCCTCGGCTCCTCCGGCTGCGGCAAGACCACCCTCCTGCAGATGGTCAACCGCATGGTGGACCCCACCGCCGGCCGCGTGCTCGTGGACGGCGAGGACGTCGCCTCCCTGAACCCCGTGACCCTGCGCCGCCGCATCGGCTACGTCATGCAGAACGCCGGCCTGCTGCCCCACCGCACCGTGCTGGACAACGTCCTCACCGTGCCGCGCCTGGCCGGCCGGGCCGGCGCCGCGGAGAAGACCCGCGCCCACGAGCTGCTGGAGATGGTCGGCCTCACCCCGGCGCTCGCGCAGCGCTACCCGGCCCAGCTCTCCGGCGGCCAGCGCCAGCGCGTGGGCGTGGCCCGGGCGCTCGCGGCCGACCCGGACATCCTGCTCATGGACGAGCCCTTCAGCGCCGTGGACCCCGTGGTCCGTGCAGACCTGCAGGCGGAGCTGCTGCGCATCCAGCGCGAGCTCGCCAAGACCATCCTCTTCGTCACCCACGACGTCGACGAGGCCGTCCTCCTCGGCGACGAGGTGCTCGTGCTCCGCGAGGGCGCCCGCGTGGAGCAGCGCGGCACGGGGGAGCACGTCCTGCTCCGCCCGGCCACGGACTTCGTGGCCCGCTTCGTGGGCGGGGACCGGCGCCGCCTGCACGTGGAGGAGCGCGCGGGCACGCCCACCGTCGTCGACGCCGCCGGCCGCGTGGCCGGGACCCTGGTGGCCCCGTGA
- a CDS encoding MerR family transcriptional regulator — translation MTALMSIGEFALATGLSVKALRFYDDRALLAPVDVDPHSGYRRYAPSQVRAAVQIRVLRAAGLAVEDVKAVLEEPDRMPALLEEHAEALRRRRDLEDRALTLARAHAEGPDDGAPVVRERTAEAVAWVGVVMELHLDALDADAANAGANDQFGALGEAAVAAGLQPAGPMWTAMRPGARSATTVEMVLALPVAGEVPPSFAAEGFETVTGVLPRRMERYAAFTAGEQDVDLLEDAPGGALPHPSMIALMEAFDDDAFADAELRQIMADPMEGRIELAATVRELEG, via the coding sequence ATGACCGCCCTGATGAGCATCGGCGAGTTCGCACTCGCCACAGGCCTGTCCGTGAAGGCCCTTCGATTCTACGACGATCGCGCCCTGCTCGCGCCCGTCGACGTCGACCCGCACTCCGGCTACCGCCGCTACGCCCCGAGTCAGGTCCGGGCCGCCGTGCAGATCCGTGTCCTGCGCGCCGCCGGGCTCGCGGTGGAGGACGTCAAGGCGGTCCTCGAGGAGCCCGACCGGATGCCTGCCCTGCTGGAGGAGCACGCAGAGGCGCTGCGGCGCCGTCGCGACCTGGAGGACCGCGCCCTCACCCTGGCCCGCGCGCACGCCGAGGGTCCCGACGACGGCGCGCCGGTCGTGCGGGAGCGCACCGCCGAGGCCGTCGCGTGGGTCGGCGTCGTCATGGAGCTGCACCTGGACGCCCTCGACGCCGACGCGGCGAACGCCGGGGCCAACGACCAGTTCGGGGCGCTCGGCGAGGCCGCCGTCGCCGCGGGCCTCCAGCCGGCGGGCCCGATGTGGACGGCGATGCGTCCGGGCGCGCGGAGCGCGACCACGGTCGAGATGGTCCTCGCGCTGCCGGTGGCGGGTGAGGTACCGCCCTCGTTCGCGGCGGAGGGCTTCGAGACCGTCACCGGCGTGCTGCCGCGCCGCATGGAGCGCTACGCGGCGTTCACCGCGGGCGAGCAGGACGTGGACCTCCTCGAGGACGCCCCCGGCGGTGCGCTCCCGCACCCCTCGATGATCGCTCTGATGGAGGCGTTCGACGACGACGCGTTCGCCGACGCCGAGCTGCGCCAGATCATGGCCGACCCGATGGAGGGTCGCATCGAGCTGGCCGCGACGGTGCGGGAGCTCGAGGGGTGA
- a CDS encoding zinc-binding dehydrogenase, which yields MTAQTPTAPEIPATMKAVTMRAPGDVVVETVETPRVQKPGDVVLKLAAACVCGSDLWPYRGHNEVDHRRMGHEYVGTIVEKGAEVATLQLGDFVIGSFMLSDNTCEICEAGYQSRCVNAGEYTGSQAQYMRVELADGSLVKVPGGEPSDPDRLADYLAASDVLGTGWYAAVAAQAGPGTTIAVVGDGAVGLCAVLAAKTLGAEKVIVFSRHEDRAALAREFGADVVIAERGEEGAAKVKELTNGYGAHGVCEAVGTQESMDQALASVRPGGYVGFVGVSHDQTIDGSALFGREIHLEGGPAPVRRFLPELIERIQSGEIQPGKVFTKRLPIDEAAEAYKAMDERREIKVLLEV from the coding sequence AAGGCCGTGACCATGCGCGCGCCGGGTGACGTCGTCGTGGAGACCGTGGAGACCCCGCGCGTGCAGAAGCCCGGCGACGTGGTCCTGAAGCTGGCCGCCGCGTGCGTGTGCGGCTCGGACCTGTGGCCCTACCGCGGGCACAATGAGGTGGACCACCGGCGGATGGGCCACGAGTACGTGGGCACGATCGTGGAGAAGGGCGCGGAGGTCGCCACCCTCCAGCTCGGCGACTTCGTGATCGGATCGTTCATGCTCTCGGACAACACGTGCGAGATCTGCGAGGCCGGCTACCAGTCCCGCTGCGTCAACGCCGGCGAGTACACGGGCAGCCAGGCGCAGTACATGCGCGTCGAGCTCGCGGACGGCTCCCTCGTGAAGGTGCCCGGGGGCGAGCCCTCCGACCCGGATCGCCTGGCCGACTACCTCGCCGCCTCGGATGTGCTCGGCACCGGCTGGTACGCCGCCGTGGCCGCGCAGGCGGGCCCCGGCACGACCATCGCCGTGGTCGGCGACGGCGCCGTCGGCCTGTGCGCCGTCCTGGCCGCCAAGACCCTCGGCGCGGAGAAGGTCATCGTGTTCTCGCGCCACGAGGACCGGGCCGCGCTGGCGCGGGAGTTCGGGGCCGACGTCGTCATCGCCGAGCGCGGCGAGGAGGGCGCCGCGAAGGTCAAGGAGCTCACGAACGGCTACGGCGCACACGGCGTGTGCGAGGCCGTGGGCACGCAGGAGTCGATGGACCAGGCGCTCGCCTCCGTGCGGCCCGGCGGGTACGTCGGGTTCGTGGGCGTCTCCCACGACCAGACGATCGACGGCTCTGCCCTCTTCGGCCGCGAGATCCACCTCGAGGGTGGGCCGGCCCCCGTGCGCCGCTTCCTGCCGGAGCTGATCGAGCGCATCCAGTCCGGCGAGATCCAGCCCGGCAAGGTCTTCACGAAGCGCCTGCCGATCGACGAGGCCGCCGAGGCCTACAAGGCCATGGACGAGCGCCGCGAGATCAAGGTGCTGCTGGAGGTCTGA